The proteins below come from a single Nocardiopsis gilva YIM 90087 genomic window:
- a CDS encoding RidA family protein, with amino-acid sequence MSGVSDAARRSAEAAPSGGHGTPHRIVNPSTLAAPVGFAHAVVSGPGRTVHLAGQTAQRPDGAIIGPGVVEQFDQALANLLEAMRAAGAEPGHLVALNVYTTDVAAYRENLKPLGAAYRRHLGRHYPAMALFGVSGLFDPEAKIELLGTAVIPDR; translated from the coding sequence ATGAGTGGAGTGAGCGACGCCGCGCGCCGATCCGCGGAGGCGGCGCCGAGCGGCGGCCACGGCACGCCGCACCGCATCGTCAACCCGTCCACGCTCGCCGCGCCGGTGGGCTTCGCGCACGCCGTCGTCTCCGGCCCGGGGCGCACCGTTCACCTGGCCGGGCAGACCGCGCAGCGCCCCGACGGCGCGATCATCGGCCCGGGAGTCGTCGAGCAGTTCGACCAGGCGCTCGCCAACCTACTGGAGGCCATGCGCGCCGCCGGAGCCGAGCCGGGGCACCTGGTCGCCCTGAACGTCTACACCACCGATGTCGCCGCCTATCGGGAGAACCTCAAGCCGCTCGGCGCGGCCTACCGGCGCCATCTGGGCCGCCACTACCCGGCGATGGCACTGTTCGGCGTCAGCGGCCTGTTCGATCCCGAGGCGAAGATCGAGCTGCTGGGCACCGCCGTGATCCCCGACCGCTGA
- a CDS encoding ankyrin repeat domain-containing protein: protein MNRYWTPAHEAVEHEDTETLARLLADGADPDEVFEDMTLLTHAIDTEGDGAMQTREPLTVHTTAVLLAFGADPQRGPRRRHPHGSRPEIPARSGGEAAATAHQVAQGRQRLSPGNGLFTSSGTARGALRACRPVAISCMCDDDIRNDISG, encoded by the coding sequence GTGAATCGCTACTGGACACCGGCCCATGAGGCGGTCGAGCACGAGGACACGGAGACCCTGGCCCGGCTCCTGGCCGACGGCGCCGATCCCGACGAGGTATTCGAGGACATGACGCTGCTGACCCATGCGATCGATACCGAGGGGGACGGCGCCATGCAGACCCGGGAACCGTTGACCGTGCACACCACGGCGGTGCTGCTGGCCTTCGGCGCCGATCCGCAGCGCGGACCCCGACGGCGACACCCCCATGGATCTCGCCCGGAGATACCGGCACGATCCGGCGGTGAAGCTGCTGCGACAGCACATCAGGTGGCGCAGGGGCGACAGCGATTGAGCCCGGGAAACGGGCTGTTCACATCGAGTGGGACGGCACGCGGAGCGCTGCGGGCATGCCGCCCTGTCGCGATATCGTGCATGTGTGACGACGACATCCGGAACGACATATCGGGCTGA
- a CDS encoding alpha/beta fold hydrolase codes for MPTIQANGATIAYTDTGAPPDQPDAPTVVFGHGLLFSGWLFHHQVAALRDRYRCITVDWRGQGDSPPTHGGYDMDTLAADAIALIERLGVAPVHYVGLSMGGFIGQRIGARRGDLLRSLTLLDTSADAEDPAKVGRYRMLASVYWLLGLRPVFGQVTPLMFGPTFLASPEGRPLIDEWARRLRRCRRSGIRKAVLGVADRAPVDEEIAAVSVPTLVASGADDAALPPDRAERIAARIPGARLEIIPDSGHSSTLEQPDAVTSLIAGFLASVDAT; via the coding sequence ATGCCGACGATCCAGGCCAACGGTGCGACGATCGCCTACACCGACACCGGAGCGCCCCCGGACCAGCCCGACGCGCCGACCGTGGTGTTCGGTCATGGCCTGCTCTTCAGCGGGTGGCTCTTCCACCACCAGGTGGCCGCGCTGCGCGACCGCTACCGCTGCATCACCGTGGACTGGCGCGGCCAGGGCGACAGCCCGCCCACGCACGGCGGCTACGACATGGACACGCTCGCCGCCGACGCCATCGCCCTGATCGAGCGGCTCGGGGTGGCGCCCGTGCACTACGTCGGCCTGTCGATGGGCGGTTTCATAGGGCAGCGCATCGGCGCCCGGCGCGGCGATCTACTGCGATCGCTGACGCTGCTGGACACCAGCGCCGACGCGGAGGACCCCGCCAAGGTCGGGCGCTACCGGATGCTGGCGTCCGTCTACTGGCTTCTCGGCCTGCGGCCGGTGTTCGGACAGGTGACCCCGCTGATGTTCGGACCGACGTTCCTGGCGTCTCCCGAAGGCCGACCGTTGATCGACGAGTGGGCCCGGCGGCTGCGGAGGTGCCGGCGCTCGGGCATCCGCAAGGCCGTCCTCGGCGTCGCCGACCGCGCTCCCGTGGATGAGGAGATCGCGGCTGTCTCCGTGCCCACCCTCGTCGCCAGCGGCGCCGACGACGCGGCGCTCCCTCCCGACCGGGCCGAACGTATCGCCGCCCGCATCCCCGGGGCACGGCTGGAGATCATCCCGGACTCGGGCCACTCCAGCACGCTCGAACAGCCGGACGCCGTCACCTCGCTCATCGCGGGCTTCCTCGCATCGGTCGACGCCACCTGA
- a CDS encoding aldo/keto reductase encodes MFTVPEVTLNNGVRIPQLGFGVWQVADEDVVGVVGTALEAGYRSIDTAAVYGNEAGVGEALRRSGIHRDQLFVTSKVWNSDQGYDATLRAFDATMKRLGLDRLDLYLIHWPMPERDTYMSTYKALERLYIEGRVRAIGVSNFQIEHMQRILDEGGIAPTVNQVELHPRMTQRPLREFHREHDIATEAWSPLGQGNLLQDPDIVKIAEAYGKSPAQVIIRWHLQMGNIVIPKSATPERIRSNFEVFDFELASGDVETISGLNADERFGPDPDTFNQA; translated from the coding sequence ATGTTCACGGTTCCCGAGGTCACCCTCAACAACGGTGTGCGGATTCCGCAGCTGGGGTTCGGGGTGTGGCAGGTAGCCGACGAAGACGTCGTGGGCGTCGTCGGTACGGCGCTCGAAGCCGGTTATCGCAGCATCGATACGGCCGCGGTCTATGGGAACGAGGCGGGGGTTGGGGAGGCCCTCCGCCGTTCCGGGATCCACCGCGACCAGCTGTTCGTCACCTCCAAGGTGTGGAACAGCGACCAGGGGTACGACGCGACGCTCCGCGCCTTCGACGCCACGATGAAGCGGCTCGGACTGGACCGGCTCGACCTGTACCTGATCCACTGGCCGATGCCTGAGCGCGACACCTACATGAGCACCTACAAGGCGCTGGAGCGCCTGTACATCGAGGGTCGTGTGCGGGCGATCGGGGTCTCGAACTTCCAGATCGAGCACATGCAGCGGATCCTGGACGAGGGCGGCATCGCGCCGACGGTCAACCAGGTCGAGCTGCATCCGCGCATGACCCAGAGGCCGCTGCGCGAGTTCCACCGCGAGCACGACATCGCCACCGAGGCGTGGAGCCCGCTGGGCCAGGGCAACCTGCTGCAGGATCCGGACATCGTGAAGATCGCCGAGGCCTACGGCAAGAGCCCGGCCCAGGTGATCATCCGTTGGCACCTGCAGATGGGCAACATCGTCATCCCGAAGTCGGCCACGCCGGAGCGGATCCGCTCCAACTTCGAGGTCTTCGACTTCGAGCTGGCCAGCGGCGACGTGGAGACGATCTCCGGCCTCAACGCCGACGAGCGCTTCGGCCCGGATCCCGACACCTTCAACCAGGCCTGA
- a CDS encoding enoyl-CoA hydratase family protein: MSPFRASAPLTDSWDHFDLTNDGGVTTVTFTRPDKINALTFDVYADLRDLLTEIPHRDDTRVLVLRGEGRGFCSGGDVNEIIGETLKMDPDDLLAFTRMTGEVVKAMRECPVPVIASVHGIAAGAGAVLALAADFRVVARSARFAFLFTKVGLSGADMGAAYLLPRVVGLGHATKLLMLGDTVGAAEADRYGLVSELVEDDDLDASVTALAERLAGGPAFGYAQTKALLSRELDMNLSGAIELEAMTQALLMKSEDYAEFHAAFTGKRDPQWKGR; encoded by the coding sequence GTGAGCCCGTTTCGTGCGTCCGCCCCACTGACGGACTCGTGGGACCACTTCGACCTGACGAACGACGGGGGCGTCACCACGGTGACGTTCACGCGCCCGGACAAGATCAACGCCCTCACGTTCGACGTCTACGCCGACCTCCGCGACCTGCTGACCGAGATCCCGCACCGGGACGATACGCGGGTGCTGGTGCTCCGCGGCGAGGGGCGCGGCTTCTGCTCCGGCGGAGACGTCAACGAGATCATCGGGGAGACATTGAAGATGGACCCCGACGACCTCCTCGCCTTCACTCGCATGACGGGTGAGGTCGTCAAGGCGATGCGCGAGTGCCCGGTCCCGGTCATCGCCTCCGTTCACGGGATCGCTGCCGGTGCGGGTGCCGTCCTGGCCCTGGCGGCGGACTTCCGCGTCGTCGCGCGCTCGGCCCGATTCGCCTTCCTGTTCACCAAGGTCGGCCTGTCCGGGGCGGATATGGGCGCCGCCTACCTGCTACCCCGCGTCGTCGGGCTCGGGCACGCGACCAAGCTGCTGATGCTCGGCGACACCGTAGGCGCGGCCGAGGCCGACCGGTACGGCCTGGTCAGCGAGTTGGTGGAGGATGACGACCTGGACGCGTCGGTCACCGCACTGGCCGAGCGGTTGGCGGGCGGCCCCGCGTTCGGCTATGCGCAGACCAAGGCCCTGCTCTCCCGGGAGCTGGACATGAACCTCTCCGGCGCCATCGAGCTGGAAGCTATGACCCAGGCGCTGCTGATGAAGAGCGAAGACTACGCCGAGTTCCACGCGGCGTTCACCGGCAAGCGCGACCCGCAATGGAAGGGCCGGTAG
- a CDS encoding L-lactate permease gives MGTLNPAVLSLLAILPIVAIGVLLVGLRWPAKYAMPIGYAVAVALAVIVWRVGWREIAASTVQGFVIALGLLYIVFGALLLLATLNASGALRSIRAAFTRITPDRRVQVIIVAWLFGSFIEGASGFGTPAAVAAPLLLALGFPAMAAVMAGLIIQSTPVSFGAVGTPLLVGVHGGLSGSAEVEQSLEAAGLGLDAYVSGPVTFQVAVMHAIIGTLVPLFLVCMLTLFFGERRSAADGLRVAPFALFAALAMTVPYLLTAWLLGPEFPALFGGLIGLVIVVFAARRGFLIPSDPWDFPPRGQWRPDWMGRIVPDTRDVGDGDMGVARAWTPYVLVAVLLLLTRLALADPLQAVKIEWSGIFGTDISADFSPLWSPGFVFLTVIVLTYALHRMKRPEIAQSWTVASRQLGIAAIALLAAVPMVRVFINSGAEFNASGLDSMPLTLAAGASALAGQSWPLFAPWIGALGAFAAGSNTVSNLMFSLFQFSTAEQIGAPTQVVVAAQAVGGAAGNMITVHNVVAACATVGLIDKEGALIRKTVFPMAYYCLAAGMLAYVFSYGVGLNAGTIGLVVLAVGLALAAARAWRPSSARRRNARCGGT, from the coding sequence ATGGGGACCCTGAACCCGGCCGTCCTCAGCCTGCTGGCCATTCTTCCCATCGTCGCGATCGGCGTGCTCCTCGTCGGCCTGCGCTGGCCGGCCAAGTACGCGATGCCCATCGGCTACGCCGTGGCGGTCGCCCTCGCCGTCATAGTGTGGCGGGTGGGGTGGCGGGAGATCGCCGCATCGACCGTCCAGGGGTTCGTCATCGCCCTCGGACTGCTCTACATCGTCTTCGGAGCACTGCTCCTCCTCGCGACCTTGAACGCCAGCGGTGCCCTGCGCTCGATCCGCGCGGCATTCACCCGCATCACCCCCGACAGACGAGTCCAGGTCATCATCGTCGCCTGGCTGTTCGGCAGCTTCATCGAGGGTGCCTCCGGATTCGGCACGCCCGCGGCCGTGGCCGCTCCCCTCCTGCTCGCGCTCGGATTCCCCGCGATGGCCGCCGTGATGGCCGGACTCATCATCCAGAGCACGCCGGTCAGCTTCGGCGCGGTCGGAACCCCGCTCCTCGTCGGCGTCCACGGTGGACTCTCGGGATCGGCGGAGGTCGAACAGAGCCTTGAAGCCGCCGGGCTCGGACTGGACGCCTACGTCAGCGGCCCGGTCACGTTCCAGGTGGCGGTCATGCACGCCATCATCGGCACCCTGGTCCCCCTGTTCCTGGTCTGCATGCTCACGCTCTTCTTCGGCGAGCGACGCAGCGCGGCGGACGGCCTGCGGGTCGCCCCGTTCGCGCTGTTCGCGGCGCTCGCCATGACGGTGCCCTACCTCCTCACCGCCTGGCTGCTGGGGCCGGAGTTCCCCGCCCTCTTCGGTGGGCTCATCGGGCTGGTGATCGTGGTGTTCGCGGCCCGGCGAGGATTCCTGATCCCGTCCGACCCCTGGGACTTCCCGCCGCGCGGGCAGTGGCGGCCCGACTGGATGGGCCGCATCGTCCCGGACACGCGGGACGTCGGCGACGGCGACATGGGCGTGGCCCGCGCGTGGACTCCCTACGTCCTGGTCGCGGTGCTGCTCCTGCTGACCCGCCTGGCCCTGGCCGACCCGCTTCAGGCGGTGAAGATCGAGTGGAGCGGGATCTTCGGTACCGACATCTCAGCGGACTTCAGCCCGCTGTGGTCCCCCGGCTTCGTGTTCCTGACCGTGATCGTGCTGACCTACGCCCTCCACCGCATGAAGCGGCCGGAGATCGCCCAGTCGTGGACCGTCGCCAGCCGCCAACTCGGCATCGCCGCCATCGCGCTCCTGGCAGCCGTCCCGATGGTGCGCGTCTTCATCAACTCGGGCGCCGAATTCAACGCCTCAGGCCTGGACAGCATGCCCCTGACGCTGGCGGCCGGAGCATCGGCCCTCGCCGGACAGTCCTGGCCGCTCTTCGCCCCCTGGATCGGCGCGCTCGGCGCCTTCGCGGCCGGCAGCAACACCGTCAGCAACCTGATGTTCTCCCTCTTCCAGTTCTCCACGGCCGAGCAGATCGGAGCCCCGACACAGGTGGTCGTCGCCGCCCAGGCGGTTGGCGGAGCAGCGGGCAACATGATCACCGTCCACAACGTCGTCGCGGCCTGCGCCACCGTGGGCCTCATCGACAAGGAGGGCGCCCTCATCCGGAAGACCGTGTTCCCCATGGCCTACTACTGCCTGGCGGCAGGGATGCTGGCCTATGTGTTCAGCTACGGCGTCGGCCTGAACGCGGGAACGATCGGCCTGGTCGTGCTCGCCGTCGGCCTGGCGCTAGCGGCGGCACGGGCATGGCGTCCATCGTCGGCACGCAGACGGAACGCGCGCTGTGGCGGGACGTAG
- a CDS encoding PaaX family transcriptional regulator, translating to MTTTSGTTYRAELAEHPQERQNRRPRSLIVSFFGTYAREIGGWVPVAGLIPLMTGLDVDAPGVRSAVSRLKRRGLLASERVGGVAGYRLSPEGLAMFDEGDRRIFDRRVASLADGWVLVVFSIPESERHKRHLLRSRLGRLGFGTTAAGVWIAPAHLTDDARHTIADLGMESYVQLFHSHHLGFGELASTVAQWWDLDALQEMYRGFLDAHAPVLDRWRRHDREATRTSAEEHAETAGAGPEGAAAFADHLRAVDAWRHLPYLDPGLPPDLLPDPWAGRRAADVFFALHELLRGPALEHVRAATGQP from the coding sequence GTGACGACGACATCCGGAACGACATATCGGGCTGAACTCGCAGAACACCCGCAGGAGCGGCAGAACCGTCGGCCCCGCTCGCTGATCGTGTCGTTCTTCGGCACCTATGCCCGCGAGATCGGCGGATGGGTCCCGGTCGCGGGGCTCATCCCGCTCATGACCGGGCTGGACGTGGACGCGCCCGGGGTCCGTTCGGCCGTCTCCCGGCTGAAGCGGCGCGGCCTGCTGGCCTCTGAGCGTGTCGGCGGGGTGGCCGGGTACCGGCTCTCCCCGGAGGGCCTGGCCATGTTCGACGAAGGGGATCGGCGGATCTTCGATCGGCGGGTGGCCAGCCTCGCCGACGGCTGGGTGCTCGTGGTGTTCTCGATCCCCGAGTCCGAGCGTCACAAGCGCCACCTGCTGCGCTCACGGCTGGGCCGACTGGGGTTCGGGACGACGGCGGCCGGGGTGTGGATCGCCCCCGCCCACCTCACCGACGACGCCCGGCACACCATCGCCGATCTGGGCATGGAGTCCTACGTCCAGCTCTTCCACAGCCATCACCTGGGCTTCGGTGAGCTCGCGTCGACCGTGGCGCAGTGGTGGGACCTGGACGCCCTCCAGGAGATGTACCGGGGCTTTCTCGACGCCCACGCCCCGGTGTTGGACCGATGGCGGCGGCACGACCGCGAGGCCACGCGCACGTCGGCGGAGGAGCACGCGGAGACGGCAGGGGCAGGGCCGGAGGGCGCCGCCGCGTTCGCCGACCACCTGCGGGCCGTGGACGCCTGGCGGCACCTGCCCTACCTCGACCCCGGTCTACCGCCGGACCTGCTGCCCGACCCCTGGGCGGGCCGCAGAGCGGCCGACGTCTTCTTCGCACTCCACGAGCTTCTCCGCGGCCCCGCCCTGGAGCACGTGCGCGCGGCGACCGGACAGCCCTGA
- a CDS encoding SDR family NAD(P)-dependent oxidoreductase yields METSARLAVISGGGGGIGRALCRELVQRGYEVVALGRSPRRLRELEAMTVRAADAGASDHPPVRGVVCDVTDETETDRVLSALGPVSVLVNNAGTAESAPLHDTTLRSWHDHLAANATSAFLLTRQVIPGMRERDRGRVVFIASTAARAGTPYTAAYTASKHAMLGLARVVAAEVAGTGVTSNAVCPSFVRTPMTERSVQRIAERTGRTPEAAQQALTDSGPLGRLVEPEEVAAAVGYFVSDAAACVNGQSLVLDGGGIQS; encoded by the coding sequence ATGGAGACCTCCGCCCGTCTCGCCGTGATATCCGGCGGGGGCGGCGGCATCGGCCGCGCCCTGTGCCGGGAGCTGGTCCAGCGCGGGTATGAGGTCGTCGCCCTTGGGCGCAGTCCCCGGCGACTCCGGGAGCTTGAGGCCATGACCGTCCGCGCTGCGGACGCCGGTGCCTCCGACCACCCGCCGGTGCGCGGGGTCGTCTGCGACGTCACCGACGAGACGGAGACCGATCGTGTGCTCTCTGCTCTGGGGCCCGTCTCCGTCCTGGTGAACAATGCCGGCACCGCCGAAAGCGCCCCGCTGCACGACACCACGCTTCGCTCCTGGCACGACCATCTCGCCGCCAACGCCACATCGGCGTTCCTGCTCACCCGCCAGGTCATTCCCGGCATGCGGGAACGCGACCGCGGCCGCGTCGTGTTCATCGCCTCCACCGCCGCCCGCGCCGGAACCCCCTACACCGCCGCCTATACGGCGTCCAAACACGCCATGCTCGGCCTCGCCCGCGTGGTGGCGGCCGAGGTCGCCGGTACCGGCGTCACCAGCAACGCCGTCTGCCCCTCCTTCGTGCGCACACCCATGACCGAGCGCTCGGTCCAGCGCATCGCCGAGCGCACCGGCCGCACGCCGGAGGCCGCGCAGCAGGCTCTAACCGACTCCGGGCCGTTGGGCCGCCTGGTGGAACCGGAGGAGGTCGCGGCGGCCGTCGGCTACTTCGTCTCCGACGCGGCCGCCTGCGTCAACGGCCAGTCCCTTGTCCTCGACGGAGGAGGTATCCAGTCGTGA
- a CDS encoding alpha/beta hydrolase — protein MQPTQETRDFINMLTENFPTIDGQASAAELRAAAAPNGAVQGPDVALVRDLSAPGPAGSIPLRHYRPDPDRVAPGVVYFHGGGFVLGDLDSHDHVCRIIAARTGAVVVSVDYRLAPEHPFPAAPDDAFAATRWVAENAAQLGIDPERLAVAGDSAGGCLAAAVSLLARDEGGPAIAYQALVYPVVDHDGGSSGRQYPSRVENGDGYFLTSVEMEWFGEQYIAAPADRHDVRASPIRAASLEGLPPALVLTADFDPLRDEGEEYARALASAGVPTTTVRINDGIHGILGFGQFLSAARRAETALVSALRAALAEESSTSQRLSSTETRR, from the coding sequence ATGCAGCCCACGCAGGAGACGCGCGACTTCATCAACATGCTCACCGAGAACTTCCCCACGATCGACGGCCAGGCGTCGGCCGCCGAACTCCGGGCCGCTGCCGCCCCCAACGGCGCGGTGCAGGGCCCCGACGTGGCGCTGGTGCGCGACCTGTCGGCTCCTGGGCCGGCCGGGTCGATCCCCCTCCGGCACTACCGCCCCGACCCCGACAGGGTCGCGCCGGGCGTCGTGTACTTCCACGGCGGTGGGTTCGTCCTCGGGGATCTGGACTCGCACGATCACGTGTGCCGCATCATCGCGGCGCGGACCGGGGCCGTCGTCGTGTCGGTCGACTATCGACTCGCGCCGGAGCACCCGTTCCCCGCAGCGCCCGACGACGCCTTCGCGGCGACGCGCTGGGTGGCCGAGAACGCCGCGCAACTCGGGATCGACCCGGAACGACTGGCGGTGGCCGGGGACAGTGCGGGTGGCTGTCTGGCGGCGGCCGTGTCCCTGCTGGCCCGCGACGAAGGCGGGCCAGCGATCGCCTACCAGGCGCTGGTCTACCCGGTGGTCGACCACGATGGCGGCTCCTCCGGTCGGCAGTACCCGTCGCGCGTGGAGAACGGGGACGGCTACTTCCTCACCAGCGTGGAGATGGAGTGGTTCGGCGAGCAGTACATCGCGGCTCCCGCGGACCGACACGACGTCCGCGCCTCGCCGATCCGCGCCGCGTCTCTGGAGGGCCTGCCACCCGCCCTGGTCCTCACCGCCGACTTCGATCCACTGCGCGACGAGGGCGAGGAGTACGCCCGCGCGCTGGCGTCGGCCGGGGTCCCGACGACGACCGTACGGATCAACGACGGCATCCACGGGATTCTCGGCTTCGGGCAGTTCCTGAGTGCGGCCAGACGCGCCGAAACCGCACTGGTTTCGGCGTTGCGCGCGGCGTTGGCGGAGGAGTCCTCGACGAGCCAGCGGCTTTCCTCCACAGAAACGCGGCGGTGA